The nucleotide sequence ATCGAGCGATCGAACTGTACCGGTCAAAAACCCGCCTCCTAGTGGGGACCATCCTACAAGAGAGATGCCCAGCTCGCGAAGCGTTGGCAACAAATCAGTCTCTGCTTCCCTGCGCCACAGCGAATACTCATATTGAACCGCATTGATTGGATGAACTAAATTTGCACGTCTTATCTCTGCTTCTGATACGTTACTGAGACCAAGGTATCTGACCTTTCCGCTCTCAACTGCTCTCGACATTGTTCCGACAGTTTCTTCGACGGGCACTGCAGGATCGAGATAGTGTGCGTACCAAAGATCGATCGTATCTACGCCCAGGCGCTCGAGGCTGGCGTCTAACGCTTTTTCAACATATTCGGGAGTTCCGTTGATTTTCAATGAAAAGCCCCAGCCGGTTGGCAATTCAGTCCCCGATTCATTTTCATCAAAAACAATGCCAAATTTGGTCGCCACAAACGGTTCATTGTTCGCGACCTTGACTGCCCGGGCTATGAGTAATTCGTTATGCCCTGCCCCATATGCATCAGCTGAGTCGATCATCATCCCTCGATCGATAGCTTGCACCAAGGTTCTTACAGCGGACTCATCATCAGAGGCACCATAGTAACCCTCAAGCACCATCGCCCCGTAGCCAATACGGCCGACCAGAGGTCCGTTATTTCCCAGTGGAAGTTGCTCAATTGTTTCCATTTGTCTCAAGGTTAAAAGTACTTAAAATCCATGATGAAACCCACGGTGGAATGAAAGGTCGGGAGAATTAAATGTCGACGTCGGCACCGGCGATCGCTTAGATTGCGATGCGTTCATTTGCTGGAATAGTATTCGAATCTCCACGAACAAGCTCATTCTTGAAACAACTCTTCAACTGATACCAAAATCGAGAAAATGTTATACAAATAGAGAGTGCCAGGTTCGCTAGATGAGTCATCATGCCAGGGGTAGTCCTGAAGTGTGATGCTCGTGATGGGTTGGGAGCATGTCTTCGTAAAGGTTCCGCACCTGCGCCACCCTCACCGTGCAGGACTCCCCTTCACCCTGCAACCAATCTATACAAGAGCAACGCCAGGCGTGTCTGCATCGGCTTCGGTAAAGATTATGGGGCTGAAGAAAATGCCGTGAAGGGCTGGCTGCGATAGAGTCGATAAATCTCGCAGGTCGCGCTGGAATGGGCGCGATCGATGTTTTCTGTTGCCGCTTTTGCTATTGACCGCCCTATGGATGCGTCCTCGGACCTGCCCCGCACCTCTGGTAATGCGCCAGAGTTTATGGCCAACGCCGATCCGGCTAGCCTC is from Rubidibacter lacunae KORDI 51-2 and encodes:
- a CDS encoding aldo/keto reductase; this encodes METIEQLPLGNNGPLVGRIGYGAMVLEGYYGASDDESAVRTLVQAIDRGMMIDSADAYGAGHNELLIARAVKVANNEPFVATKFGIVFDENESGTELPTGWGFSLKINGTPEYVEKALDASLERLGVDTIDLWYAHYLDPAVPVEETVGTMSRAVESGKVRYLGLSNVSEAEIRRANLVHPINAVQYEYSLWRREAETDLLPTLRELGISLVGWSPLGGGFLTGTVRSLDEGDFRNNNPRYSSENLKANQERFSPLMDIANELDISPAQLALAWLLHQGQDVFPIPGSRKQERLEENAAAIDIHLDRNILDKINEIASPGATSGATLV